The DNA segment TTTGTGTCTACCTACCCCGGCTATATCAAGCGTGAGCTGGGTACGGTACTCATCAGCGGTGTGTTTTACGACCAGACGGTCTTGCGCATTCGCAAAGGAAAGTACGCCACGTTAAGAGTTCGGTTCACTTGCCAGCCGCAGACCCCATGAACCAGGATGTGCTAAAAGAAGTCCTGTACTACGAACAGGTCTCGCCGCTCTTCTTGCTCGGGGTGTTGGCGGTAGCTTTCTTCCTGGGTGCGCTCCATGCGCTCGGACCTGGTCATGGCAAGTCCCTCATGGCCGCCTACTTGGTGGGCAGTCGGGGGAGGGGCCGTGACGCGGTAGCCCTGGCTTTGAGCCTTTCCCTTGCGCACGTCCTGGTGGTCCTGGTGGTCGCCTTAGTAGCATTGTGGGTGACGGACGTTTTCTGGCCTGAGAGCGTTGCCAGGTGGTTCGCTCTGGCTTCCGGTGTTGCGATTTGTGGCATCGGCGCGTGGCTGCTTGTGGTACGGGTGCGGAGCCTAGTTGGCAGGGGCCCGCAGGGTGCGGCCCATGCTCACGAAGAACGCCACAGCCACAGCCATTGGTTGGACTCCAGGGGTCGACACAGGAACAACGCTCATCCTTGCCGCGAGGAGGTTGGTGGGACTCTGCGTCCATGGGCAACGTTGTGGCACGCTGCGGCACTGGGCTTTTCGAGTGGGGT comes from the candidate division KSB1 bacterium genome and includes:
- a CDS encoding sulfite exporter TauE/SafE family protein, whose amino-acid sequence is MNQDVLKEVLYYEQVSPLFLLGVLAVAFFLGALHALGPGHGKSLMAAYLVGSRGRGRDAVALALSLSLAHVLVVLVVALVALWVTDVFWPESVARWFALASGVAICGIGAWLLVVRVRSLVGRGPQGAAHAHEERHSHSHWLDSRGRHRNNAHPCREEVGGTLRPWATLWHAAALGFSSGVVPCPKALVILLLAVSLHRVALGLALVASFSVGMASVLVAIGLVMVKARHLVEHRLEARGVAYLSLAGALLIMGLGALVSYRSLVGS